From the genome of Zalophus californianus isolate mZalCal1 chromosome 6, mZalCal1.pri.v2, whole genome shotgun sequence, one region includes:
- the RNF31 gene encoding E3 ubiquitin-protein ligase RNF31 isoform X4, which translates to MPGEEEERAFLAAREELASALRKDSGQVFSMEQLRPLLVTSLPPAARYLQLDAARLVRCNVHGEPRNYLNTLSTALNILEKYGRNLLSPQRPRYWRGVKFNNPVFRSTVDAVQGGRDVLRLYGYTEEQPDGLSFPEGQEEPDEHQVATVTLEVLMLRTELSLLLQNTHPRQQALEQLLEDKVEDDVRKILQLSEFAPLLREIAPGPLTTPSAPGSTPGPCFLCGSAPGTLHCSTCKQALCPACDRLFHGHPSRAHHLRQTLPGAAQATRLTPSLPASVPSRTQSTSVLTLGDSSLVLPLKASPDPTNARLPWHCAACAMLNESWAVLCVACDRPRGCKGLGLGIEGSQGAGGLESELARGRWACQSCTFENEAAAVLCAICERPRLAQPPSLVVDSRDTGICLQPLQQGDTLLSSAQTPVWYCIHCTFCNSGPGWVCAMCNRTSSPIPVQHAPRPHASSLEERLPEPGPPRRLSAPLPSSCGDPEKQRQDKMREEGLQLVTKIREGEAAGACPEEVFSALQYSGTEVPLQWLRSELPYVLEMVAELAGQQDPGLGAFSCQEARKAWLDRHGNVDEAVEECVRARRRKVQELRSLGFGPEEGSLQALFQHGGDVARALTELQRQRLEPFHQRLWDKGPDPTPSWDGPDKQSLVRRLLAVYALPSWGRAELALALLQETPRNYELGDVVEAVRHSQDRAFLRRLLAQECAVCGWALPRNRMQALTSCECTICPDCFRQHFTIALKEKHITDMVCPACGRPDLTDDTQLLSYFSTLDIQLRESLEPDAYALFHKKLTEGVLMRDPKFLWCAQCSFGFIYEREQLEATCPQCHQTFCVRCKRQWEEQHRGRSCEDFQNWKRTNDPEYQAQGLAMYLQENGIDCPKCKFSYALARGGCMHFHCTQCRHQFCSGCYNAFYAKNKCPDPNCRVKKSLHGHHPRDCLFYLRDWTALRLQKLLQDNNVMFNTEPPAGARAVPGGGCRVMEQKEVPNGFRDEACGKETPAGHAGLCQAHYKEYLVSLINAHSLDPATLYEVEELETAAERYLHARPQPVAGEDAPAYHARLLQKLMEEVPLGQSIPRRRK; encoded by the exons ATgccgggggaggaggaggagcgggcCTTCCTGGCGGCCCGCGAGGAGCTGGCGAGCGCCCTGAGGAAGGATTCCGGGCAGGTGTTTTCCATGGAGCAACTCCGGCCGCTATTGGTCACATCCCTGCCTCCAGCAGCCCGCTACCTGCAGCTGGACGCCGCACGCCTGGTCCGCTGCAATGTTCATGGGGAG CCCCGAAACTACCTCAACACCCTGTCCACGGCCCTGAACATCCTGGAGAAATATGGCCGCAACCTCCTCAGCCCTCAGCGGCCCCGGTACTGGCGCGGGGTCAAGTTTAATAACCCTGTCTTTCGCAGTACGGTGGATGCTGTGCAG GGGGGCCGGGACGTTCTGCGATTGTATGGCTACACAGAGGAGCAACCAGATGGGTTGAGTTTCCCTGAGGGGCAGGAAGAGCCAGATGAGCACCAAGTAGCTACAGTCACACTGGAAGTACTGATGCTTCGGACAGAGCTCAGCCTGCTGTTACAG AATACTCACCCAAGACAACAAGCCCTAGAGCAGCTGCTGGAAGACAAGGTTGAGGATGATGTAAGGAAG ATACTGCAGCTCTCAGAGTTTGCCCCCTTACTGAGAGAGATTGCTCCTGGCCCCCTCACCACACCCTCTGCCCCAG GCTCCACTCCTGGGCCCTGCTTCCTCTGTGGCTCTGCCCCTGGCACACTGCACTGTTCAACCTGTAAACAGGCCTTATGCCCAGCTTGTGATCGCCTATTCCATGGACACCCATCCCGTGCCCATCACCTCCGCCAGACCCTGCCTGGGGCCGCCCAGGCCACCCGCCTGACCCCCAG CTTACCTGCCTCAGTTCCATCACGGACCCAGTCAACCTCTGTGCTGACCTTGGGAGACAGCTCTCTTGTGCTTCCCTTGAAAGCTTCCCCTGATCCTACAAATGCCCGTCTGCCCTGGCACTGTGCTGCCTGTGCAATGCTAAATGAATCTTGGGCAGTGCTCTGTGTGGCCTGTGATCGGCCCCGAGGCTGTAAGGGGTTGGGGCTAGGGATTGAGGGTTCCCAAGGAGCTGGGGGCCTAGAATCTGAGCTTGCACGGGGTCGCTGGGCCTGCCAGAGCTGCACCTTTGAGAATGAGGCAGCAGCTGTGTTATGTGCCATCTGTGAGCGACCTCGGCTGGCTCAGCCTCCTAGCTTGGTGGTGGATTCTCGGGATACTGGCATTTGCCTGCAGCCCCTTCAG CAGGGGGATACTTTGCTCTCCTCTGCCCAGACTCCAGTCTGGTACTGTATTCACTGTACCTTCTGCAACTCGGGCCCTGGCTGGGTGTGTGCTATGTGCAACCGGACCAGCAGCCCCATCCCAGTGCAGCACGCCCCCCGGCCCCATGCCAGCTCTCTGGAAGAGCGACTCCCTGAGCCAGGGCCTCCACGACGCCTCAGTGCCCCCCTGCCCAGTTCCTGTGGGGACCCTGAGAAGCAGCGCCAAGACAAGATGCGGGAGGAAGGTCTCCAACTAGTGACCAAGATCCGG GAAGGGGAAGCTGCAGGTGCCTGTCCAGAGGAGGTCTTCTCGGCTCTACAGTACTCAGGCACCGAGGTGCCTCTGCAGTGGTTGCGCTCAGAGCTGCCCTACGTGCTGGAGATGGTGGCCGAGCTGGCTGGACAGCAGGACCCAGGGCTGGGTGCCTTTTCCTGTCAGGAGGCCCGGAAAGCCTGGCTAGATCGTCACGGCAATGTTGATGAAGCTGTGGAAGAGTGTGTGAGGGCCCGGCGGAGGAAG GTGCAGGAGCTCCGGTCCCTGGGCTTTGGGCCTGAAGAGGGGTCTCTTCAAGCATTGTTCCAACATGGAGGTGATGTGGCCCGGGCCCTGACAGAGCTCCAGCGCCAGCGCTTAGAGCCCTTCCATCAGCGCCTCTGGGACAAGGGCCCTGATCCCACCCCTTCCTGGGATGGGCCAGATAAGCAG AGTCTAGTCAGAAGGCTTTTGGCAGTCTACGCGCTCCCCAGCTGGGGCCGGGCAGAGCTGGCGCTGGCCCTGCTGCAGGAGACACCCAGGAATTATGAACTGGGGGACGTGGTGGAAGCTGTGAGGCACAGCCAGGACCGGGCCTTCCTGCGCCGCTTGCTTGCCCAGGAGTGTGCTGTGTGCGGCTGGGCCCTGCCACGCAACCGG ATGCAGGCCCTGACTTCCTGTGAGTGCACCATCTGCCCTGACTGCTTCCGCCAGCACTTCACCATCGCCTTGAAGGAGAAGCACATCACCGACATGGTGTGCCCCGCCTGTGGCCGCCCCGACCTCACCGATGACACACAGCTGCTCAGCTACTTCTCTACCCTTGACATCCAG CTTCGGGAGAGCCTGGAGCCAGATGCCTATGCACTGTTTCACAAGAAGCTGACTGAGGGTGTGCTCATGCGGGACCCCAAGTTCTTGTGGTGTGCCCAG TGCTCCTTTGGCTTCATATATGAACGGGAGCAGCTGGAGGCAACATGTCCCCAGTGTCACCAGACCTTCTGTGTGCGCTGTAAACGCCAG tgggaggagcagcacCGAGGCCGGAGCTGCGAGGATTTCCAGAACTGGAAACGCACCAATGACCCAGAATAccaggcccagggcctggccatGTATCTCCAGGAGAATGGCATTG ACTGCCCCAAGTGCAAGTTCTCGTATGCACTGGCCCGAGGAGGCTGCATGCACTTTCACTGCACCCAGTGCCGCCATCAGTTCTGCAGTGGCTGTTACAATGCCTTTTACGCCAAGAAT AAATGTCCAGACCCTAACTGCAGGGTGAAAAAGTCCCTGCATGGCCACCACCCACGAGACTGCCTCTTCTACCTGCGGGACTGGACTGCTCTCCGGCTCCAGAAGCTGCTACAG gACAATAATGTCATGTTCAACACAGAGCCCCCAGCAGGGGCCCGGGCGGTTCCTGGCG GTGGCTGCCGAGTGATGGAGCAGAAGGAGGTTCCTAATGGGTTCCGGGATGAAGCTTGTGGCAAGGAGACTCCTGCTGGCCATGCTGGGCTCTGCCA GGCACACTACAAAGAATATCTTGTGAGCCTCATTAATGCCCACTCACTGGACCCAGCCACCCTGTATGAGGTAGAGGAGCTGGAAACAGCTGCTGAGCGCTATCTGCACGCACGCCCTCAGCCAGTGGCCGGAGAGGACGCACCCGCCTACCACGCCCGCCTATTACAG aAGCTGATGGAAGAGGTGCCCTTGGGACAAAGTATCCCTCGCAGGAGGAAGTAG
- the RNF31 gene encoding E3 ubiquitin-protein ligase RNF31 isoform X1, translated as MPGEEEERAFLAAREELASALRKDSGQVFSMEQLRPLLVTSLPPAARYLQLDAARLVRCNVHGEPRNYLNTLSTALNILEKYGRNLLSPQRPRYWRGVKFNNPVFRSTVDAVQGGRDVLRLYGYTEEQPDGLSFPEGQEEPDEHQVATVTLEVLMLRTELSLLLQNTHPRQQALEQLLEDKVEDDVRKILQLSEFAPLLREIAPGPLTTPSAPGSTPGPCFLCGSAPGTLHCSTCKQALCPACDRLFHGHPSRAHHLRQTLPGAAQATRLTPSLPASVPSRTQSTSVLTLGDSSLVLPLKASPDPTNARLPWHCAACAMLNESWAVLCVACDRPRGCKGLGLGIEGSQGAGGLESELARGRWACQSCTFENEAAAVLCAICERPRLAQPPSLVVDSRDTGICLQPLQQGDTLLSSAQTPVWYCIHCTFCNSGPGWVCAMCNRTSSPIPVQHAPRPHASSLEERLPEPGPPRRLSAPLPSSCGDPEKQRQDKMREEGLQLVTKIREGEAAGACPEEVFSALQYSGTEVPLQWLRSELPYVLEMVAELAGQQDPGLGAFSCQEARKAWLDRHGNVDEAVEECVRARRRKVQELRSLGFGPEEGSLQALFQHGGDVARALTELQRQRLEPFHQRLWDKGPDPTPSWDGPDKQSLVRRLLAVYALPSWGRAELALALLQETPRNYELGDVVEAVRHSQDRAFLRRLLAQECAVCGWALPRNRMQALTSCECTICPDCFRQHFTIALKEKHITDMVCPACGRPDLTDDTQLLSYFSTLDIQLRESLEPDAYALFHKKLTEGVLMRDPKFLWCAQCSFGFIYEREQLEATCPQCHQTFCVRCKRQWEEQHRGRSCEDFQNWKRTNDPEYQAQGLAMYLQENGIDCPKCKFSYALARGGCMHFHCTQCRHQFCSGCYNAFYAKNTPHAGVLRSQDPNRLQLPLSHLGFRQKCPDPNCRVKKSLHGHHPRDCLFYLRDWTALRLQKLLQDNNVMFNTEPPAGARAVPGGGCRVMEQKEVPNGFRDEACGKETPAGHAGLCQAHYKEYLVSLINAHSLDPATLYEVEELETAAERYLHARPQPVAGEDAPAYHARLLQKLMEEVPLGQSIPRRRK; from the exons ATgccgggggaggaggaggagcgggcCTTCCTGGCGGCCCGCGAGGAGCTGGCGAGCGCCCTGAGGAAGGATTCCGGGCAGGTGTTTTCCATGGAGCAACTCCGGCCGCTATTGGTCACATCCCTGCCTCCAGCAGCCCGCTACCTGCAGCTGGACGCCGCACGCCTGGTCCGCTGCAATGTTCATGGGGAG CCCCGAAACTACCTCAACACCCTGTCCACGGCCCTGAACATCCTGGAGAAATATGGCCGCAACCTCCTCAGCCCTCAGCGGCCCCGGTACTGGCGCGGGGTCAAGTTTAATAACCCTGTCTTTCGCAGTACGGTGGATGCTGTGCAG GGGGGCCGGGACGTTCTGCGATTGTATGGCTACACAGAGGAGCAACCAGATGGGTTGAGTTTCCCTGAGGGGCAGGAAGAGCCAGATGAGCACCAAGTAGCTACAGTCACACTGGAAGTACTGATGCTTCGGACAGAGCTCAGCCTGCTGTTACAG AATACTCACCCAAGACAACAAGCCCTAGAGCAGCTGCTGGAAGACAAGGTTGAGGATGATGTAAGGAAG ATACTGCAGCTCTCAGAGTTTGCCCCCTTACTGAGAGAGATTGCTCCTGGCCCCCTCACCACACCCTCTGCCCCAG GCTCCACTCCTGGGCCCTGCTTCCTCTGTGGCTCTGCCCCTGGCACACTGCACTGTTCAACCTGTAAACAGGCCTTATGCCCAGCTTGTGATCGCCTATTCCATGGACACCCATCCCGTGCCCATCACCTCCGCCAGACCCTGCCTGGGGCCGCCCAGGCCACCCGCCTGACCCCCAG CTTACCTGCCTCAGTTCCATCACGGACCCAGTCAACCTCTGTGCTGACCTTGGGAGACAGCTCTCTTGTGCTTCCCTTGAAAGCTTCCCCTGATCCTACAAATGCCCGTCTGCCCTGGCACTGTGCTGCCTGTGCAATGCTAAATGAATCTTGGGCAGTGCTCTGTGTGGCCTGTGATCGGCCCCGAGGCTGTAAGGGGTTGGGGCTAGGGATTGAGGGTTCCCAAGGAGCTGGGGGCCTAGAATCTGAGCTTGCACGGGGTCGCTGGGCCTGCCAGAGCTGCACCTTTGAGAATGAGGCAGCAGCTGTGTTATGTGCCATCTGTGAGCGACCTCGGCTGGCTCAGCCTCCTAGCTTGGTGGTGGATTCTCGGGATACTGGCATTTGCCTGCAGCCCCTTCAG CAGGGGGATACTTTGCTCTCCTCTGCCCAGACTCCAGTCTGGTACTGTATTCACTGTACCTTCTGCAACTCGGGCCCTGGCTGGGTGTGTGCTATGTGCAACCGGACCAGCAGCCCCATCCCAGTGCAGCACGCCCCCCGGCCCCATGCCAGCTCTCTGGAAGAGCGACTCCCTGAGCCAGGGCCTCCACGACGCCTCAGTGCCCCCCTGCCCAGTTCCTGTGGGGACCCTGAGAAGCAGCGCCAAGACAAGATGCGGGAGGAAGGTCTCCAACTAGTGACCAAGATCCGG GAAGGGGAAGCTGCAGGTGCCTGTCCAGAGGAGGTCTTCTCGGCTCTACAGTACTCAGGCACCGAGGTGCCTCTGCAGTGGTTGCGCTCAGAGCTGCCCTACGTGCTGGAGATGGTGGCCGAGCTGGCTGGACAGCAGGACCCAGGGCTGGGTGCCTTTTCCTGTCAGGAGGCCCGGAAAGCCTGGCTAGATCGTCACGGCAATGTTGATGAAGCTGTGGAAGAGTGTGTGAGGGCCCGGCGGAGGAAG GTGCAGGAGCTCCGGTCCCTGGGCTTTGGGCCTGAAGAGGGGTCTCTTCAAGCATTGTTCCAACATGGAGGTGATGTGGCCCGGGCCCTGACAGAGCTCCAGCGCCAGCGCTTAGAGCCCTTCCATCAGCGCCTCTGGGACAAGGGCCCTGATCCCACCCCTTCCTGGGATGGGCCAGATAAGCAG AGTCTAGTCAGAAGGCTTTTGGCAGTCTACGCGCTCCCCAGCTGGGGCCGGGCAGAGCTGGCGCTGGCCCTGCTGCAGGAGACACCCAGGAATTATGAACTGGGGGACGTGGTGGAAGCTGTGAGGCACAGCCAGGACCGGGCCTTCCTGCGCCGCTTGCTTGCCCAGGAGTGTGCTGTGTGCGGCTGGGCCCTGCCACGCAACCGG ATGCAGGCCCTGACTTCCTGTGAGTGCACCATCTGCCCTGACTGCTTCCGCCAGCACTTCACCATCGCCTTGAAGGAGAAGCACATCACCGACATGGTGTGCCCCGCCTGTGGCCGCCCCGACCTCACCGATGACACACAGCTGCTCAGCTACTTCTCTACCCTTGACATCCAG CTTCGGGAGAGCCTGGAGCCAGATGCCTATGCACTGTTTCACAAGAAGCTGACTGAGGGTGTGCTCATGCGGGACCCCAAGTTCTTGTGGTGTGCCCAG TGCTCCTTTGGCTTCATATATGAACGGGAGCAGCTGGAGGCAACATGTCCCCAGTGTCACCAGACCTTCTGTGTGCGCTGTAAACGCCAG tgggaggagcagcacCGAGGCCGGAGCTGCGAGGATTTCCAGAACTGGAAACGCACCAATGACCCAGAATAccaggcccagggcctggccatGTATCTCCAGGAGAATGGCATTG ACTGCCCCAAGTGCAAGTTCTCGTATGCACTGGCCCGAGGAGGCTGCATGCACTTTCACTGCACCCAGTGCCGCCATCAGTTCTGCAGTGGCTGTTACAATGCCTTTTACGCCAAGAAT ACCCCTCATGCAGGGGTTCTGAGAAGCCAGGACCCCAACCGTCTCCAACTTCCCCTCTCCCATCTGGGTTTCCGCCAGAAATGTCCAGACCCTAACTGCAGGGTGAAAAAGTCCCTGCATGGCCACCACCCACGAGACTGCCTCTTCTACCTGCGGGACTGGACTGCTCTCCGGCTCCAGAAGCTGCTACAG gACAATAATGTCATGTTCAACACAGAGCCCCCAGCAGGGGCCCGGGCGGTTCCTGGCG GTGGCTGCCGAGTGATGGAGCAGAAGGAGGTTCCTAATGGGTTCCGGGATGAAGCTTGTGGCAAGGAGACTCCTGCTGGCCATGCTGGGCTCTGCCA GGCACACTACAAAGAATATCTTGTGAGCCTCATTAATGCCCACTCACTGGACCCAGCCACCCTGTATGAGGTAGAGGAGCTGGAAACAGCTGCTGAGCGCTATCTGCACGCACGCCCTCAGCCAGTGGCCGGAGAGGACGCACCCGCCTACCACGCCCGCCTATTACAG aAGCTGATGGAAGAGGTGCCCTTGGGACAAAGTATCCCTCGCAGGAGGAAGTAG
- the RNF31 gene encoding E3 ubiquitin-protein ligase RNF31 isoform X2 — protein sequence MPGEEEERAFLAAREELASALRKDSGQVFSMEQLRPLLVTSLPPAARYLQLDAARLVRCNVHGEPRNYLNTLSTALNILEKYGRNLLSPQRPRYWRGVKFNNPVFRSTVDAVQGGRDVLRLYGYTEEQPDGLSFPEGQEEPDEHQVATVTLEVLMLRTELSLLLQNTHPRQQALEQLLEDKVEDDVRKILQLSEFAPLLREIAPGPLTTPSAPGSTPGPCFLCGSAPGTLHCSTCKQALCPACDRLFHGHPSRAHHLRQTLPGAAQATRLTPSLPASVPSRTQSTSVLTLGDSSLVLPLKASPDPTNARLPWHCAACAMLNESWAVLCVACDRPRGCKGLGLGIEGSQGAGGLESELARGRWACQSCTFENEAAAVLCAICERPRLAQPPSLVVDSRDTGICLQPLQGDTLLSSAQTPVWYCIHCTFCNSGPGWVCAMCNRTSSPIPVQHAPRPHASSLEERLPEPGPPRRLSAPLPSSCGDPEKQRQDKMREEGLQLVTKIREGEAAGACPEEVFSALQYSGTEVPLQWLRSELPYVLEMVAELAGQQDPGLGAFSCQEARKAWLDRHGNVDEAVEECVRARRRKVQELRSLGFGPEEGSLQALFQHGGDVARALTELQRQRLEPFHQRLWDKGPDPTPSWDGPDKQSLVRRLLAVYALPSWGRAELALALLQETPRNYELGDVVEAVRHSQDRAFLRRLLAQECAVCGWALPRNRMQALTSCECTICPDCFRQHFTIALKEKHITDMVCPACGRPDLTDDTQLLSYFSTLDIQLRESLEPDAYALFHKKLTEGVLMRDPKFLWCAQCSFGFIYEREQLEATCPQCHQTFCVRCKRQWEEQHRGRSCEDFQNWKRTNDPEYQAQGLAMYLQENGIDCPKCKFSYALARGGCMHFHCTQCRHQFCSGCYNAFYAKNTPHAGVLRSQDPNRLQLPLSHLGFRQKCPDPNCRVKKSLHGHHPRDCLFYLRDWTALRLQKLLQDNNVMFNTEPPAGARAVPGGGCRVMEQKEVPNGFRDEACGKETPAGHAGLCQAHYKEYLVSLINAHSLDPATLYEVEELETAAERYLHARPQPVAGEDAPAYHARLLQKLMEEVPLGQSIPRRRK from the exons ATgccgggggaggaggaggagcgggcCTTCCTGGCGGCCCGCGAGGAGCTGGCGAGCGCCCTGAGGAAGGATTCCGGGCAGGTGTTTTCCATGGAGCAACTCCGGCCGCTATTGGTCACATCCCTGCCTCCAGCAGCCCGCTACCTGCAGCTGGACGCCGCACGCCTGGTCCGCTGCAATGTTCATGGGGAG CCCCGAAACTACCTCAACACCCTGTCCACGGCCCTGAACATCCTGGAGAAATATGGCCGCAACCTCCTCAGCCCTCAGCGGCCCCGGTACTGGCGCGGGGTCAAGTTTAATAACCCTGTCTTTCGCAGTACGGTGGATGCTGTGCAG GGGGGCCGGGACGTTCTGCGATTGTATGGCTACACAGAGGAGCAACCAGATGGGTTGAGTTTCCCTGAGGGGCAGGAAGAGCCAGATGAGCACCAAGTAGCTACAGTCACACTGGAAGTACTGATGCTTCGGACAGAGCTCAGCCTGCTGTTACAG AATACTCACCCAAGACAACAAGCCCTAGAGCAGCTGCTGGAAGACAAGGTTGAGGATGATGTAAGGAAG ATACTGCAGCTCTCAGAGTTTGCCCCCTTACTGAGAGAGATTGCTCCTGGCCCCCTCACCACACCCTCTGCCCCAG GCTCCACTCCTGGGCCCTGCTTCCTCTGTGGCTCTGCCCCTGGCACACTGCACTGTTCAACCTGTAAACAGGCCTTATGCCCAGCTTGTGATCGCCTATTCCATGGACACCCATCCCGTGCCCATCACCTCCGCCAGACCCTGCCTGGGGCCGCCCAGGCCACCCGCCTGACCCCCAG CTTACCTGCCTCAGTTCCATCACGGACCCAGTCAACCTCTGTGCTGACCTTGGGAGACAGCTCTCTTGTGCTTCCCTTGAAAGCTTCCCCTGATCCTACAAATGCCCGTCTGCCCTGGCACTGTGCTGCCTGTGCAATGCTAAATGAATCTTGGGCAGTGCTCTGTGTGGCCTGTGATCGGCCCCGAGGCTGTAAGGGGTTGGGGCTAGGGATTGAGGGTTCCCAAGGAGCTGGGGGCCTAGAATCTGAGCTTGCACGGGGTCGCTGGGCCTGCCAGAGCTGCACCTTTGAGAATGAGGCAGCAGCTGTGTTATGTGCCATCTGTGAGCGACCTCGGCTGGCTCAGCCTCCTAGCTTGGTGGTGGATTCTCGGGATACTGGCATTTGCCTGCAGCCCCTTCAG GGGGATACTTTGCTCTCCTCTGCCCAGACTCCAGTCTGGTACTGTATTCACTGTACCTTCTGCAACTCGGGCCCTGGCTGGGTGTGTGCTATGTGCAACCGGACCAGCAGCCCCATCCCAGTGCAGCACGCCCCCCGGCCCCATGCCAGCTCTCTGGAAGAGCGACTCCCTGAGCCAGGGCCTCCACGACGCCTCAGTGCCCCCCTGCCCAGTTCCTGTGGGGACCCTGAGAAGCAGCGCCAAGACAAGATGCGGGAGGAAGGTCTCCAACTAGTGACCAAGATCCGG GAAGGGGAAGCTGCAGGTGCCTGTCCAGAGGAGGTCTTCTCGGCTCTACAGTACTCAGGCACCGAGGTGCCTCTGCAGTGGTTGCGCTCAGAGCTGCCCTACGTGCTGGAGATGGTGGCCGAGCTGGCTGGACAGCAGGACCCAGGGCTGGGTGCCTTTTCCTGTCAGGAGGCCCGGAAAGCCTGGCTAGATCGTCACGGCAATGTTGATGAAGCTGTGGAAGAGTGTGTGAGGGCCCGGCGGAGGAAG GTGCAGGAGCTCCGGTCCCTGGGCTTTGGGCCTGAAGAGGGGTCTCTTCAAGCATTGTTCCAACATGGAGGTGATGTGGCCCGGGCCCTGACAGAGCTCCAGCGCCAGCGCTTAGAGCCCTTCCATCAGCGCCTCTGGGACAAGGGCCCTGATCCCACCCCTTCCTGGGATGGGCCAGATAAGCAG AGTCTAGTCAGAAGGCTTTTGGCAGTCTACGCGCTCCCCAGCTGGGGCCGGGCAGAGCTGGCGCTGGCCCTGCTGCAGGAGACACCCAGGAATTATGAACTGGGGGACGTGGTGGAAGCTGTGAGGCACAGCCAGGACCGGGCCTTCCTGCGCCGCTTGCTTGCCCAGGAGTGTGCTGTGTGCGGCTGGGCCCTGCCACGCAACCGG ATGCAGGCCCTGACTTCCTGTGAGTGCACCATCTGCCCTGACTGCTTCCGCCAGCACTTCACCATCGCCTTGAAGGAGAAGCACATCACCGACATGGTGTGCCCCGCCTGTGGCCGCCCCGACCTCACCGATGACACACAGCTGCTCAGCTACTTCTCTACCCTTGACATCCAG CTTCGGGAGAGCCTGGAGCCAGATGCCTATGCACTGTTTCACAAGAAGCTGACTGAGGGTGTGCTCATGCGGGACCCCAAGTTCTTGTGGTGTGCCCAG TGCTCCTTTGGCTTCATATATGAACGGGAGCAGCTGGAGGCAACATGTCCCCAGTGTCACCAGACCTTCTGTGTGCGCTGTAAACGCCAG tgggaggagcagcacCGAGGCCGGAGCTGCGAGGATTTCCAGAACTGGAAACGCACCAATGACCCAGAATAccaggcccagggcctggccatGTATCTCCAGGAGAATGGCATTG ACTGCCCCAAGTGCAAGTTCTCGTATGCACTGGCCCGAGGAGGCTGCATGCACTTTCACTGCACCCAGTGCCGCCATCAGTTCTGCAGTGGCTGTTACAATGCCTTTTACGCCAAGAAT ACCCCTCATGCAGGGGTTCTGAGAAGCCAGGACCCCAACCGTCTCCAACTTCCCCTCTCCCATCTGGGTTTCCGCCAGAAATGTCCAGACCCTAACTGCAGGGTGAAAAAGTCCCTGCATGGCCACCACCCACGAGACTGCCTCTTCTACCTGCGGGACTGGACTGCTCTCCGGCTCCAGAAGCTGCTACAG gACAATAATGTCATGTTCAACACAGAGCCCCCAGCAGGGGCCCGGGCGGTTCCTGGCG GTGGCTGCCGAGTGATGGAGCAGAAGGAGGTTCCTAATGGGTTCCGGGATGAAGCTTGTGGCAAGGAGACTCCTGCTGGCCATGCTGGGCTCTGCCA GGCACACTACAAAGAATATCTTGTGAGCCTCATTAATGCCCACTCACTGGACCCAGCCACCCTGTATGAGGTAGAGGAGCTGGAAACAGCTGCTGAGCGCTATCTGCACGCACGCCCTCAGCCAGTGGCCGGAGAGGACGCACCCGCCTACCACGCCCGCCTATTACAG aAGCTGATGGAAGAGGTGCCCTTGGGACAAAGTATCCCTCGCAGGAGGAAGTAG